In a genomic window of Roseiflexus castenholzii DSM 13941:
- a CDS encoding glucose-1-phosphate thymidylyltransferase, which translates to MKGLVLSGGKGTRLRPITYTSAKQLVPVANKPVLFRVIETIRDAGVEDIGIVIGSTGPEVRAAVGDGGRWGVRITYIEQDEPLGLAHAVKISRDFLGDDRFVMFLGDNCIQGGIAPLLQQFGTSDFNAQIVLKQVATPEQYGVAVLDERGQIVRLIEKPRQPPSDLALVGIYMFDASIWEAVEAIRPSWRGELEITDAIQWLVEHGRRVFPYIHHGWWIDTGKKDDMLEANRLILEEMPASVEGFVDRDSHLIGKVIVERGAEIINSTIRGPAIIGEQTRIINAYIGPFTSIYHHCVIESAEIEHSIVLEHCTIRDLPHRLEDSLIGRHVEVTRSPRKPKAYRLVLGDHSNVGVL; encoded by the coding sequence ATGAAAGGACTGGTTCTCAGCGGCGGCAAAGGAACTCGCCTGCGCCCCATCACCTATACTAGCGCCAAGCAACTGGTGCCGGTCGCCAACAAACCGGTGCTCTTCCGCGTCATCGAGACGATCCGTGATGCCGGCGTCGAAGACATCGGCATCGTAATCGGCAGCACCGGACCCGAAGTGCGCGCCGCCGTCGGCGATGGCGGTCGCTGGGGCGTGCGGATCACCTACATCGAACAGGACGAGCCGCTGGGGCTGGCGCACGCCGTCAAGATTTCACGCGACTTTCTGGGGGATGACCGATTTGTCATGTTCCTGGGCGATAACTGCATTCAGGGCGGGATTGCGCCCCTGCTCCAGCAGTTTGGCACGAGCGACTTCAATGCACAGATCGTCCTCAAGCAGGTCGCTACCCCTGAGCAGTATGGCGTCGCTGTTCTCGACGAACGCGGACAGATCGTGCGGTTGATCGAAAAACCGCGTCAACCTCCATCCGACCTGGCGCTGGTTGGCATTTATATGTTCGACGCAAGCATCTGGGAAGCGGTAGAAGCGATTCGCCCGTCGTGGCGCGGCGAACTGGAAATCACCGACGCGATCCAGTGGCTGGTGGAGCATGGGCGACGCGTCTTCCCCTACATTCACCACGGTTGGTGGATCGACACCGGCAAGAAAGACGACATGCTGGAAGCAAATCGCCTGATCCTGGAGGAAATGCCGGCATCGGTCGAAGGATTTGTAGACCGCGACTCGCACCTGATCGGCAAGGTCATTGTCGAGCGAGGGGCGGAAATCATCAACAGCACCATCCGTGGACCGGCGATCATTGGTGAACAGACACGCATTATCAATGCCTATATTGGTCCATTCACCTCGATTTATCACCACTGCGTCATCGAAAGCGCCGAGATCGAGCATTCAATAGTGCTGGAGCACTGCACCATCCGCGACCTGCCCCACCGCCTGGAAGACAGTTTGATCGGGCGGCACGTCGAGGTCACACGTTCACCGCGGAAACCCAAGGCGTACCGCCTGGTGCTGGGAGATCACTCGAATGTTGGCGTGCTGTAA
- the glpX gene encoding class II fructose-bisphosphatase has protein sequence MRLERNLGMDLVRCTEAAALRAARLMGRGDKHAADQAAVDAMRFALDAVPMDGVVVIGEGEKDEAPMLYIGEKVGSGEPPEVDVAVDPVEGTTLLAEGMPGAIAVVALAERGSLYHWTGIAYMDKLAVGPQARGAIDINAPVDENIRNVARALKKEVEDITVVVLDRPRHKELIRQIRETGARIKLILHGDVSAGIMTAIEDPPADMLMGIGGAPEAVITACAMKCVGGEIQCKLWPRNDDERALAAANGIDLERVYRTSDLVRGENVFFAATGITDGEFLRGVRYFSGGARTYSVVMRSISGTVRYIESRHDWTKLMRISGVDYVHAR, from the coding sequence ATGCGTCTCGAACGAAATCTGGGAATGGACCTGGTACGCTGCACCGAAGCGGCGGCGTTACGCGCCGCCCGCCTCATGGGTCGTGGTGACAAACATGCCGCCGATCAGGCGGCCGTTGATGCGATGCGTTTTGCGCTCGACGCGGTGCCGATGGATGGTGTGGTGGTCATTGGCGAAGGAGAAAAGGACGAAGCGCCGATGCTGTATATTGGCGAGAAGGTCGGCTCCGGCGAACCGCCGGAAGTTGATGTGGCCGTCGATCCGGTCGAAGGCACAACGCTGCTCGCCGAAGGTATGCCAGGCGCGATTGCCGTAGTTGCGCTTGCAGAGCGTGGTTCACTCTATCACTGGACGGGCATCGCCTACATGGACAAACTGGCGGTCGGACCGCAGGCGCGTGGCGCGATTGACATCAACGCGCCGGTTGATGAGAACATCCGCAATGTCGCGCGGGCGCTCAAGAAAGAAGTCGAGGATATTACGGTGGTGGTGCTTGATCGACCGCGCCACAAGGAACTCATCCGTCAGATCCGCGAGACAGGAGCGCGCATCAAACTCATTCTCCATGGCGATGTCTCCGCAGGAATCATGACGGCTATCGAAGACCCGCCGGCGGATATGCTGATGGGGATCGGCGGCGCTCCCGAAGCCGTTATCACGGCATGTGCGATGAAATGCGTCGGCGGCGAGATTCAGTGCAAACTCTGGCCCCGAAACGACGACGAACGCGCCCTGGCAGCCGCTAATGGCATCGATCTCGAGCGCGTCTATCGCACGTCCGATCTGGTGCGCGGCGAGAATGTCTTCTTTGCCGCCACCGGCATCACCGACGGCGAGTTCCTGCGCGGGGTGCGCTATTTCAGCGGCGGCGCCCGCACCTACTCGGTTGTGATGCGTTCTATTTCGGGCACGGTGCGCTATATCGAGTCGCGCCACGACTGGACGAAACTGATGCGCATTTCCGGTGTTGATTATGTCCATGCCCGCTAG
- a CDS encoding glycerophosphodiester phosphodiesterase → MTLVIAHRGASAYAPENTMRAFELAARQGADMCELDVQRTADGGLVVFHDDTTARWETKGRPVTHCTLADLQQIDIGGERVATLAEVCVFARERGMQLNVELKARGIGADVVRLLRNEQVIDQTLISSFWDEALAEIAAIDPDLPRALLMGIPTFRPDVRLRESWPFLELKRIGAVAWHPACQIPLLDHVLPIVRRAGYRVHVWTVNDPDEMRRFLRVGVDGIITDTPDVLRRIVAE, encoded by the coding sequence ATGACCCTGGTGATCGCACATCGCGGCGCATCGGCGTATGCGCCGGAAAATACCATGCGCGCCTTCGAACTCGCCGCCCGGCAGGGCGCCGATATGTGTGAACTCGATGTCCAACGCACCGCCGATGGCGGACTGGTCGTGTTTCACGATGATACCACCGCGCGATGGGAGACGAAAGGACGACCCGTGACGCATTGCACCCTCGCCGATCTGCAACAGATCGACATAGGCGGCGAGCGAGTGGCGACCCTTGCAGAGGTATGCGTCTTTGCTCGCGAACGCGGGATGCAGCTGAACGTCGAATTGAAGGCGCGCGGTATCGGCGCCGATGTGGTGCGCCTGTTGCGCAATGAACAGGTGATCGATCAAACACTGATATCTTCGTTCTGGGACGAAGCGCTGGCAGAGATCGCGGCAATCGATCCCGATCTGCCGCGCGCCCTCCTGATGGGTATCCCGACATTTCGCCCCGATGTGCGTCTGCGCGAAAGCTGGCCCTTCCTGGAACTCAAGCGGATTGGCGCAGTCGCCTGGCATCCCGCCTGTCAGATACCGTTGCTCGACCACGTTCTGCCGATCGTGCGCCGCGCCGGGTATCGTGTCCATGTCTGGACGGTCAATGACCCCGATGAGATGCGGCGCTTCCTGAGGGTGGGCGTCGATGGCATCATTACCGATACTCCCGATGTCCTGCGACGGATCGTTGCCGAATAA
- a CDS encoding C40 family peptidase: protein MLLSQLRPGVLTPVAPAPAAPAEGSEFTVPLTPIDLDATVGDAPLEETADLPVPLSLISRSEALAPIVVPATVAVERAFLRNGPGTEYDAVGRISGETPVQVIGRYGDWFQVRERVDGPIYWISGEVLAISEAASYTLFEVQESAIPPPPPPKIATVRESGLQLRDGPGTNYVSMTTLQQHTQVELYEIYQDWFHIGAPGGLDGWVKAEFLNVDPSVVKRLLVAETIPDPNPALVGVIAENSVNLRKGPDSRYDRIGRIDAGVQVDLIGKHKDWLRVRLPDGTKAWVFRDLISTTAHVLRRVPVSRDFPALPVSGGRPGASAGLANIPASGDIASFAVQFVGARYRWGGSSPATGFDCSGFTSYVYRQFGVNLPRSAASQFNTAYGASVGPMENLAPGDLVFFRNTGGRRGISHVALYIGGGRMVHAMTPRYGVQVSSIWGSYWTSRYYGAIRVRR from the coding sequence ATGCTGCTGTCGCAGTTGCGTCCGGGGGTGTTGACGCCAGTCGCTCCGGCCCCGGCTGCTCCGGCGGAGGGGAGCGAGTTCACCGTGCCGCTGACGCCGATCGACCTCGATGCCACGGTGGGCGATGCGCCGCTGGAAGAAACCGCCGACCTGCCGGTGCCGCTTTCGCTTATTTCACGAAGCGAAGCGCTGGCGCCGATCGTCGTCCCGGCGACGGTCGCGGTCGAGCGCGCCTTTCTGCGGAACGGTCCCGGCACGGAGTATGATGCGGTCGGGCGCATTTCCGGCGAGACGCCGGTGCAGGTCATCGGTCGCTATGGCGACTGGTTTCAGGTCCGTGAACGGGTTGATGGCCCGATCTACTGGATTTCCGGTGAGGTGCTTGCTATCTCAGAGGCAGCGTCCTACACACTGTTTGAAGTGCAGGAGAGCGCCATCCCGCCGCCGCCGCCGCCCAAGATCGCAACCGTGCGCGAAAGCGGTCTTCAGTTGCGCGATGGTCCCGGAACGAATTATGTGTCGATGACGACCCTGCAACAGCATACGCAGGTCGAATTGTACGAAATCTATCAGGACTGGTTCCACATCGGCGCTCCTGGCGGACTCGATGGGTGGGTGAAGGCGGAGTTCCTGAATGTTGATCCCTCGGTCGTCAAGCGATTGCTGGTCGCCGAAACCATTCCCGATCCGAACCCGGCGCTGGTGGGTGTTATTGCAGAAAATAGCGTCAACCTGCGCAAGGGTCCCGACTCGCGCTACGACCGGATCGGTCGGATCGATGCGGGGGTGCAGGTCGATCTGATCGGCAAGCATAAGGATTGGCTGCGGGTGCGGCTGCCCGACGGCACAAAGGCCTGGGTGTTTCGCGATCTGATCAGCACCACAGCGCACGTGTTGCGGCGGGTGCCGGTCAGCCGCGACTTCCCGGCGCTGCCGGTGAGCGGCGGTCGCCCCGGCGCGAGCGCCGGTTTGGCGAATATTCCGGCCAGCGGTGATATCGCCAGTTTTGCCGTACAGTTCGTCGGGGCGCGCTATCGCTGGGGCGGCTCAAGCCCGGCGACCGGCTTTGACTGTAGCGGGTTCACCAGTTATGTCTATCGACAGTTTGGCGTCAATCTGCCGCGCAGCGCCGCTTCGCAGTTCAATACTGCGTATGGAGCGTCGGTCGGTCCGATGGAAAATCTGGCGCCCGGCGATCTGGTCTTCTTCCGCAATACCGGCGGGCGGCGCGGCATCAGTCATGTGGCTCTCTACATCGGCGGCGGGCGCATGGTGCATGCCATGACGCCACGCTACGGTGTGCAGGTGTCGAGCATCTGGGGGTCGTACTGGACATCGCGCTACTACGGGGCTATCCGGGTGCGCCGGTAG
- the groES gene encoding co-chaperone GroES gives MGTDFRIRPLADRVVVKPVEREEKTKGGIYLPDTASKERPMEGTVLAVGEGRIDDNGKRIPMNVKAGDRVIFAKYSGTEFKIDDVEYLILSEKDILGIIQE, from the coding sequence ATGGGCACGGATTTCCGCATCCGGCCACTCGCCGATCGCGTGGTGGTCAAGCCGGTCGAGCGTGAGGAGAAGACCAAGGGCGGCATCTACCTGCCGGACACGGCAAGCAAAGAGCGACCAATGGAAGGCACGGTTCTGGCGGTCGGCGAGGGACGCATCGATGACAACGGCAAGCGCATCCCGATGAACGTCAAAGCCGGTGATCGCGTCATTTTCGCCAAGTACAGCGGCACCGAATTCAAGATCGACGACGTCGAGTATCTTATTCTGTCGGAGAAGGATATCCTGGGGATTATCCAGGAGTAA
- the groL gene encoding chaperonin GroEL (60 kDa chaperone family; promotes refolding of misfolded polypeptides especially under stressful conditions; forms two stacked rings of heptamers to form a barrel-shaped 14mer; ends can be capped by GroES; misfolded proteins enter the barrel where they are refolded when GroES binds) encodes MPKQLYFNEEARRALKRGVDIVADAVKTTLGPRGRNVSIDKKFGAPTVTHDGVTVAKEIELKDPFENMGARLLVEVATKTNDVVGDGTTTATVLAQSIVNEGLKMVAAGANPMLIKRGLDKAVEAVVAELKSVAIPVRDRADIAHVAAISAADSEIGDLIAEVMEKVGKDGVITVEESKGIAFEKEYTEGMQIDRGYISPYFVTNPERMEAELEDPYILITDKKISSIQDILPVLEKALQVTKNLVIVAEDVDGEALATLVVNKLRGTINALAVKAPGFGDRRKAMLQDIAILTGGTLISEEIGRKLDSATIEDLGRARRVVSDKDNTTFIEGRGDERAIRARIEQIRAQIETTTSDFDREKLQERLAKLAGGVAVLKVGAATEPELKEKKHRVEDALSTARSAVEEGIVPGGGVALLTAIPALDRVQVTYEDEKYGVQILRRALEEPMRQLARNAGEDGAVIIDTVRRLQKEKNDKNIGYNVLTGEFGNMIEMGIIDPVKVTRSAVQNAVSIAGLLLTTEALIADIPEEKPAAPTPGGGMDF; translated from the coding sequence ATGCCAAAGCAGTTGTATTTCAACGAAGAGGCGCGCCGCGCGCTCAAGCGTGGCGTCGATATTGTCGCCGATGCCGTCAAGACGACGCTCGGACCGCGCGGGCGCAATGTGTCGATTGACAAGAAGTTTGGCGCGCCGACCGTGACCCACGACGGTGTAACCGTCGCCAAAGAGATCGAACTGAAGGACCCCTTCGAGAATATGGGCGCGCGCCTGCTGGTTGAAGTCGCTACCAAGACGAACGATGTCGTCGGTGACGGTACGACGACGGCGACGGTTCTGGCGCAGTCGATTGTCAATGAAGGCTTGAAGATGGTCGCCGCCGGCGCCAACCCCATGCTGATCAAGCGCGGACTCGACAAGGCGGTCGAGGCGGTGGTTGCGGAGTTGAAGAGCGTCGCCATTCCGGTGCGCGACCGCGCCGACATTGCACACGTTGCGGCTATTTCTGCCGCCGATAGCGAGATCGGCGATCTGATCGCCGAGGTGATGGAGAAAGTCGGCAAGGACGGCGTGATCACCGTCGAGGAGAGCAAGGGCATTGCTTTCGAGAAGGAATACACCGAAGGCATGCAGATCGACCGCGGCTACATTTCGCCCTACTTCGTCACCAACCCGGAGCGAATGGAAGCCGAACTCGAAGACCCCTACATCCTGATCACCGACAAGAAGATCAGCAGCATCCAGGACATCCTGCCGGTGCTCGAGAAGGCATTGCAGGTCACCAAGAACCTGGTCATTGTCGCCGAGGATGTTGATGGTGAGGCGCTGGCGACGCTGGTGGTCAACAAACTGCGCGGCACGATCAACGCGCTGGCGGTCAAGGCGCCTGGTTTCGGCGATCGGCGCAAGGCGATGCTTCAGGACATCGCCATTCTGACCGGCGGTACGCTCATCAGCGAAGAGATTGGCCGCAAACTCGACAGCGCCACAATCGAGGACCTTGGCCGCGCGCGCCGCGTCGTGTCGGACAAGGATAACACGACGTTTATCGAAGGGCGCGGCGATGAGCGCGCCATTCGCGCGCGCATCGAGCAGATCCGTGCGCAGATCGAGACGACGACCAGCGACTTCGACCGTGAGAAGTTGCAGGAGCGGCTGGCGAAGCTGGCGGGTGGCGTGGCCGTGCTCAAGGTTGGCGCGGCGACTGAGCCGGAGCTGAAGGAGAAGAAGCATCGCGTCGAGGACGCGCTCTCAACGGCGCGTTCGGCAGTCGAAGAAGGCATTGTACCCGGCGGCGGCGTGGCGTTGCTCACCGCAATTCCGGCGCTTGATCGGGTGCAGGTGACGTATGAGGACGAGAAGTACGGCGTGCAGATCCTGCGCCGCGCACTCGAGGAGCCGATGCGTCAGCTGGCACGCAATGCCGGTGAGGACGGCGCGGTGATTATCGATACGGTGCGCCGCCTCCAGAAGGAGAAGAATGATAAGAATATCGGCTACAATGTATTGACCGGCGAATTCGGCAATATGATCGAGATGGGTATCATCGACCCGGTGAAGGTGACCCGCTCGGCAGTGCAGAACGCCGTGTCGATTGCCGGTCTGTTGCTGACGACCGAGGCGCTGATTGCCGATATTCCAGAGGAGAAACCGGCAGCGCCGACTCCGGGCGGCGGGATGGACTTCTAA